The Brassica napus cultivar Da-Ae chromosome C7, Da-Ae, whole genome shotgun sequence genome has a segment encoding these proteins:
- the LOC106408468 gene encoding uncharacterized protein LOC106408468, with translation MHIYTTCGLWELGATTGWIFEADGKGGRLLLVESNCTLDELKRMILEDFGMEEEIIADLELSYLPAELINTSGCPPVIIANDRQLHNFVRFVQKSASTRLCVTCKAKAENPNKEAFDLNKPPADPCTHEEKGNSFDNGDESAPVYAERQGNKKNEKRKGVAVDEDGDYDADTMISEKENIHKMSKFSLLHVVKVGQFFENKTLLKATFEMCAMKHNFDYQVIKTDRQLWYVRCADNACNWGVRAECLKDSSYFMIKKYVGKHTCAPSSKTKAGKTASAKTIGSLIMHKYVGVKEGPKCNDIIQIMRSDHGCEISKSLAWDAREYAISAVRGIPERSYGKIPKYLHMLREANPGTHTSYEIDGNENFRYLFIAFGQSIRGFNRVMRRVIVIDGTFLKNKYKGVLLVSTALDGNSNLYPIAFGIVDSENERSWEWFMRQLKVVIADDHDLAFISDRHGSIAKAIENVYPSARHGICIHHLLNNVVTYFHGKGLAGLVSKASKAYRVSEFEKTFATVCNISPAIGDYLREADVQKWARCQFPGYRYDIRTTNPAESINSALRSPREYPVIPLLDSIREMLTQWFYERKKLISKHKHPLTKDVEKKIERRIGKGATFVVYPVSAGRLLVRGDKFDCLVDLDRRTCSCGKYTLMKIPCRHAIKAGFHVGREPHTLTDLMYTTGAWREAYEESINPIDVPEDAWSIPEDVKKVIVLPPQTRRSVGRKRKRRYETAEDKIRSSQISRRKQPRKCSRCGISGHNRATCQVPI, from the coding sequence ATGCATATCTATACAACATGTGGTCTTTGGGAATTAGGTGCAACTACGGGATGGATTTTTGAGGCTGATGGCAAAGGGGGTAGGCTATTGTTAGTGGAATCAAATTGTACTTTAGATGAATTAAAAAGGATGATTTTGGAGGATTTTGGTATGGAAGAAGAAATCATAGCCGATTTGGAGTTAAGTTATCTACCTGCTGAGTTGATCAATACTTCAGGATGTCCacctgtgatcattgcaaacGATCGTCAGCTTCATAATTTTGTTCGATTTGTTCAAAAGAGTGCTTCTACTCGATTGTGTGTAACATGTAAAGCCAAGGCTGAGAATCCGAATAAAGAAGCCTTTGATCTTAACAAACCGCCAGCTGATCCATGTACTCATGAAGAGAAAGGAAACTCGTTTGACAATGGGGACGAATCAGCTCCTGTGTATGCTGAGAGGCAGGGGAATAAGAAGAATGAAAAGCGGAAAGGAGTCGCAGTTGATGAGGATGGGGACTATGATGCTGATACCATGATCTCTGAAAAAGAGAACATACATAAAATGTCAAAGTTTTCTCTGCTCCATGTTGTTAAGGTCGGACAATTTTTTGAGAACAAAACTTTGTTGAAGGCGACTTTCGAGATGTGTGCAATGAAGCATAACTTTGACTACCAGGTTATCAAAACGGATAGACAACTTTGGTATGTTAGATGTGCAGATAATGCATGCAATTGGGGTGTTCGAGCAGAGTGTCTGAAGGATTCATCATATTTCATGATCAAGAAGTATGTCGGTAAACATACATGCGCACCTTCAAGCAAAACCAAAGCGGGTAAGACTGCTTCAGCAAAAACAATAGGCAGTCTGATTATGCATAAGTATGTAGGCGTCAAGGAAGGGCCGAAATGTAATGATATCATACAGATTATGCGTAGTGATCATGGATGCGAGATATCAAAATCTTTAGCATGGGATGCGCGTGAATATGCGATCAGTGCAGTTAGAGGTATTCCAGAGAGAAGTTATGGGAAAATACCAAAATACTTGCACATGCTGAGAGAGGCTAATCCAGGTACACACACATCCTATGAGATTGACGGAAATGAGAACTTTCGTTACCTATTTATTGCATTTGGGCAATCGATAAGAGGATTTAACAGAGTCATGAGGCGGGTTATTGTGATCGATGGGACCTTTTTGAAGAATAAATACAAAGGAGTTTTACTGGTTTCTACGGCTTTAGACGGAAATTCAAATTTGTATCCTATTGCGTTTGGAATAGTCGACTCAGAGAATGAGcgttcttgggaatggtttatgaGACAACTTAAGGTTGTCATTGCAGATGATCATGATTTGGCTTTTATTTCAGACAGACATGGGTCTATCGCTAAGGCAATTGAAAACGTGTATCCATCAGCCAGACACGGgatttgtattcatcatttgttgaataatgtgGTCACATATTTCCATGGGAAAGGACTTGCTGGGTTGGTTTCAAAGGCGTCCAAGGCTTATCGAGTTTCTGAGTTTGAGAAGACATTTGCTACTGTGTGTAATATCAGTCCGGCAATTGGAGATTATCTTAGGGAAGCTGATGTGCAAAAATGGGCTAGATGTCAATTCCCTGGATACAGATACGACATAAGGACAACCAATCCTGCTGAATCTATCAACTCTGCTTTGCGTTCACCGAGAGAGTATCCAGTCATCCCTTTGTTAGACAGTATCAGGGAAATGTTAACACAATGGTTTTATGAGCGTAAGAAACTGATTTCAAAGCATAAACATCCTCTGACTAAAGatgtagagaaaaaaatagagaggaGAATCGGGAAAGGCGCCACATTTGTAGTTTACCCTGTCAGTGCTGGTCGATTGCTTGTTAGAGGTGATAAATTCGACTGCTTAGTTGATTTGGATAGAAGGACTTGTTCATGTGGAAAGTACACCCTTATGAAGATCCCTTGTAGGCACGCAATTAAAGCTGGTTTTCATGTTGGAAGAGAGCCACACACATTGACTGATTTGATGTATACTACAGGAGCTTGGAGAGAAGCTTATGAAGAAAGCATAAATCCTATTGATGTTCCTGAGGATGCTTGGTCTATACCAGAAGATGTTAAGAAAGTCATTGTTTTACCACCACAGACAAGAAGATCAGttggaagaaaaagaaaacgcaGATATGAAACTGCGGAAGACAAAATTCGGTCATCGCAAATATCACGAAGAAAGCAGCCTCGGAAGTGTAGTAGATGTGGTATTAGTGGGCACAACAGAGCAACTTGTCAAGTACCAATATAG
- the LOC106409627 gene encoding protein REDUCED CHLOROPLAST COVERAGE 2, with translation MAPKAGKTKPHKSKGDKKKKEEKVLPTVIEISIETPDESQVTLKGISTDRILDVRKLLAVHVQTCHFTNFSLSHQVRGTRLKDSVDIVSLKPCHLTIVEEDYTEEQATAHIRRLLDIVACTTAFGSSKPPASRTSPKESGNKDAGDSDSVLSPKLKEPEKKLVVGGGGCEASQAAEGGDKGEINMCPPTRLGQFYEFFSFSHLTPPIQYIRRSVRPSIEDKGLDDLFQIDVKVSSGKPITVVASRTGFYPAGKQQLLCHSLVELLQQISRPFDTAYDALMKAFTEHNKFGNLPYGFRANTWVVLPVVADSPSTFPSLPVEDVTWGGDGGGVGRSGKHDKRKWAKEFAILAAMPCKTSEERQVRDRKAFLLHSLFVDVSVFKAVEIIKNVVESNQLSPALAFHEQRVGDLVIRVARDDPDASAKLDRKSDGTRVLEISQEELAQRNLLKGITADESATVHDTSTLGVVVVRHCGFTAIVKVAAEINLDGGSLPQDIDIEDQSDGGANALNVNSLRTLLHKSSTPSSIAQRSPNADSEQIRVAKSLVRKVFEDSLQKLEAEPSRKTKPIRWELGACWVQHLQNPASNKTESKNTEDAKPEPPVKGLGKQGGLLKEIKKKIDVKANKSEQGKDTLVNTVDNDNKSETEVQKELEKQNEEMEKMWKELVTEAAYQRLKESETGFHLKSPGELIEMSRKYYTDTALPKLVADFGSLELSPVDGRTLTDFMHTRGLQMHSLGRVVELADKLPHVQSLCIHEMIVRAYKHILQAVVAAVENTADLAISIATCLNVLLGTPSDTESEYDEKIKWTWVETFISKRYGWDWKHEGCQELRKFSILRGLSHKVGLELVPKDYEMDTSCPFKKLDIVSMVPVYKHVACSSADGRTLLESSKTSLDKGKLEDAVSYGTKALTKLVAVCGPYHRMTAGAYSLLAVVLYHTGDFNQATIYQQKALDINERELGLDHPDTMKSYGDLAVFYYRLQHTELALKYVNRALYLLHLTCGPSHPNTAATYINVAMMEEGLGNVHVALRYLHEALKCNQRLLGADHIQTAASYHAIAIALSLMEAYSLSVQHEQTTLQILQAKLGPEDLRTQDAAAWLEYFESKALEQQEAARNGTPKPDASISSKGHLSVSDLLDYITPDTDLKARDAQRKARLKVKGRPGQSPGPVSEDNQKDDEILSPTSITGESSSDKENKSEAKPEEKKVDKRDLQPQDQLTLVKLESTAQVDDDSDEGWQEAIPKNRHPSGRRTRPSLAKLNTDFMNVTQQTTKSRGKSTNFASPRTSSNELSISAGGSTSQHAKKLLKSSSLNRKQNSSSVVVEKPVNSKSALVSSPCTEQINKPTLMVSPVTSQAGKLFSYKEVALAPPGTIVKIVAEQLSEEMTAPETLDAAKVAVDGPENVKAEDVVSENKLVASETEAKNADSNEQGGVAVGGSESMSSPEDIKAEKAAAEGSPTETAVSDASQGKSESVQTAEDSNGVKQHKDVSGAELKAVDGETEDLANGDSSPKASVVADGEKQEACEAQKEMSKKLSASAPPYTPTTIPIFGSIAVPGFNDHVGILPSPLNIPPMLPVNHVRRSTPHQSVTARVPYGPRLSGGGYNRSGNRVPRNKPSFPSIAESNGEASQFIGPRIMNPHAAEFIPSQPWVSNGYPVSPNGYLASPNGTEITQNGYPLSPVAEGAYPCNIPVQPQNGHTIAAPLATEMAEEKSGGEGESNKEKKAAEDEEVIAQEAIETPENGHSAVSEEGTTAQEISDEKNGKGQGGKCWGDYSDSEIEVTN, from the exons ATGGCTCCTAAAGCTGGGAAAacaaagccacacaagagcaaaggagataagaagaagaaggaagagaaag TGTTGCCCACTGTCATAGAGATAAGTATTGAAACACCAGATGAATCCCAAGTGACTCTCAAG GGAATCTCCACGGACAGAATCTTAGATGTGAGGAAGCTCTTGGCGGTCCATGTTCAGACATGCCACTTCAccaacttctctctctctcaccag GTGCGTGGCACTAGGCTCAAGGACTCCGTTGACATCGTATCGCTCAAGCCCTGCCACCTCACCATCGTCGAAG AGGACTATACGGAGGAGCAAGCCACCGCGCACATACGGCGGCTCCTTGACATCGTCGCTTGCACAACCGCCTTCGGTTCGTCGAAACCTCCGGCATCTCGCACGTCTCCCAAGGAATCTGGAAACAAGGATGCCGGCGATTCAGATTCCGTTCTCAGCCCTAAGCTCAAGGAACCAGAGAAGAAACTCGTCGTCGGCGGCGGCGGATGTGAGGCTTCTCAAGCTGCGGAAGGCGGAGACAAGGGCGAAATCAACATGTGCCCACCGACTCGTCTCGGGCAGTTTTACgaattcttctccttctcccacTTGACTCCACCGATCCAAT ATATCAGAAGGTCTGTTCGTCCATCAATTGAAGATAAAGGATTAGATGATCTCTTTCAAATCGAT GTTAAAGTTTCAAGTGGGAAGCCTATCACTGTTGTTGCGTCAAGAACAGGTTTTTACCCAGCTGGGAAACAGCAGCTCCTGTGTCATTCTTTAGTTGAGCTGCTGCAACAGATAAGCAGGCCTTTTGATACT GCTTATGACGCTCTTATGAAAGCCTTCACTGAGCATAATAAA TTTGGCAACCTTCCTTATGGTTTCCGGGCAAACACTTGGGTAGTTCTTCCGGTTGTTGCAGATAGCCCATCTACTTTTCCGTCACTTCCAGTGGAGGATGTGACATGGGGAGGAGATGGCGGTGGGGTTGGCCGGTCTGGTAAGCATGACAAGAGAAAGTGGGCCAAGGAGTTTGCGATTTTGGCAGCCATGCCTTGTAAAACATCTGAAGAGAGACAGGTTCGAGATAGGAAGGCCTTTCTACTCCACAGTCTATTCGTCGACGTTTCTGTTTTCAAAGCAGTGGAGATTATAAAGAATGTAGTAGAGAGTAATCAACTCTCGCCTGCGTTGGCTTTCCATGAACAAAGAGTAGGTGATTTGGTCATAAGGGTGGCTAGAGATGACCCTGATGCCAGTGCCAAGCTTGACCGAAAGAGTGATGGGACTCGAGTTCTAGAGATCTCTCAGGAAGAGCTTGCTCAAAGAAATTTGCTTAAAGGGATCACTGCTGATGAGAGTGCGACGGTTCAT GATACATCGACCTTGGGTGTGGTGGTTGTCAGACATTGTGGTTTCACAGCCATTGTTAAGGTTGCTGCTGAAATTAACTTGGATGGGGGCAGTCTCCCACAGGATATAGACATTGAAGACCAATCAGATGGAGGTGCAAATGCACTGAATGTAAACAG CTTGCGAACTCTGTTACACAAGTCGTCAACTCCTTCCAGCATAGCTCAGAGATCACCAAATGCAGACTCAGAACAAATACGTGTGGCTAAGTCCCTTGTGAGGAAAGTATTTGAGGACAGTCTGCAGAAATTAGAGGCTGAGCCCTCAAGAAAAACCAAGCCTATAAGGTGGGAATTGGGAGCTTGTTGGGTGCAACATCTTCAAAATCCAGCTTCAAACAAAACTGAGTCTAAAAACACTGAAGATGCTAAGCCTGAACCACCTGTTAAGGGTCTTGGAAAGCAAGGTGGACTTCTAAAGGAGATTAAAAAGAAGATTGATGTGAAAGCTAACAAGTCTGAACAGGGCAAGGATACCCTTGTTAATACCGTTGACAATGACAATAAATCAGAAACTGAGGTTCAGAAGGAACTCGAGAAACAGAATGAGGAAATGGAAAAGATGTGGAAAGAATTGGTGACAGAAGCTGCATATCAGCGTCTTAAAGAATCAGAAACTGGTTTTCATCTCAAG TCACCAGGAGAGCTGATTGAGATGTCCCGCAAATACTACACTGACACCGCTCTTCCGAAACTG GTGGCAGACTTTGGATCTCTTGAACTCTCACCCGTCGATGGGAGAACTCTGACTGACTTTATGCACACCAGAGGCTTACAGATGCATTCCTTGGGGAGAGTG GTCGAGCTGGCTGACAAGCTCCCTCATGTGCAATCCCTCTGTATTCATGAAATGATTGTTCGGGCATACAAGCATATACTGCAGGCTGTTGTAGCAGCTGTTGAAAACACAGCTGATCTAGCCATCTCAATAGCAACATGCTTAAATGTCCTATTGGGAACACCGTCTGACACTGAGAGTGAATACGACGAAAAGATAAAGTGGACCTGGGTAGAAACTTTCATTTCCAAGAGGTATGGGTGGGATTGGAAGCATGAAGGTTGCCAGGAATTGAGAAAATTCTCCATTCTTAGGGGACTGTCACACAAG GTTGGACTGGAGCTTGTTCCTAAAGACTATGAGATGGACACATCATGTCCATTCAAGAAGTTAGATATCGTCAGTATGGTTCCTGTATATAAG CACGTTGCATGTTCATCCGCTGATGGACGCACGTTGTTGGAATCATCCAAAACTTCCTTGGATAAAGGAAAACTAGAGGATGCTGTCAGTTATGGTACCAAG GCATTAACGAAGCTTGTAGCTGTGTGCGGCCCATATCATAGAATGACCGCCGGAGCATATAGTCTACTTGCTGTTGTGCTGTACCATACTGGGGACTTTAACCAG GCTACCATTTATCAGCAGAAAGCACTCGACATAAATGAAAGGGAACTTGGACTTGATCATCCAGACACAATGAAAAGCTACGGCGACCTGGCCGTCTTCTATTATCGTCTCCAGCACACAGAATTAGCTTTAAA ATATGTCAACCGTGCATTGTACCTTCTGCATCTAACATGTGGACCGTCACATCCAAATACTGCTGCCACTTATATTAATGTAGCGATGATGGAAGAAGGTTTGGGGAATGTCCATGTGGCTTTAAGATACCTTCATGAAGCGTTGAAATGTAACCAGAGACTACTTGGAGCTGATCATATCCAG acTGCTGCAAGCTACCATGCCATTGCTATTGCTCTTTCTCTGATGGAAGCATACTCCTTGAGCGTCCAGCATGAGCAGACAACTCTACAGATTCTACAGGCAAAACTTGGGCCTGAGGATCTTCGGACACAG GATGCGGCTGCGTGGCTCGAGTATTTTGAGTCTAAAGCTCTGGAACAGCAAGAGGCTGCACGAAATGGTACTCCCAAGCCAGACGCCTCTATTTCCAGCAAAGGCCATCTCAG TGTATCGGACCTGCTAGATTATATAACCCCGGATACTGATCTTAAAGCAAGGGACGCTCAAAGGAAAGCTCGCCTAAAG GTCAAGGGAAGACCAGGACAAAGTCCAGGACCTGTGTCTGAAGATAATCAGAAAGATGATGAAATTCTGAGTCCGACTAGTATCACTGGGGAGAGCTCAAGTGACAAGGAGAACAAATCAGAAGCAAAACCTGAAGAAAAAAAGGTTGATAAACGTGATTTGCAACCTCAAGATCAGCTGACGCTGGTTAAGCTAGAGTCCACGGCACAAGTGGATGATGACTCTGACGAAGGATGGCAAGAAGCTATCCCAAAAAATCGTCATCCTTCTGGGCGAAGAACCCGTCCCAGCCTGGCAAAGCTGAACACAGACTTCATGAACGTGACCCAGCAGACAACAAAAAGCAGAGGAAAATCCACCAATTTCGCATCCCCAAGGACCAGTTCAAACGAGCTTTCAATATCAGCTGGTGGTTCTACTTCTCAGCACGCGAAGAAGCTTTTGAAGAGCTCAAGTTTGAACAGAAAGCAAAACAGTTCCAGTGTAGTGGTAGAAAAGCCAGTTAACAGTAAATCAGCCCTGGTAAGCTCACCTTGCACCGAACAGATCAACAAGCCAACTCTGATGGTGAGTCCTGTGACTTCCCAAGCTGGAAAACTGTTTTCCTATAAGGAAGTTGCACTGGCACCCCCTGGAACAATTGTGAAAATAGTTGCGGAGCAGTTGTCAGAAGAAATGACTGCCCCAGAGACTTTGGATGCAGCAAAAGTCGCAGTAGATGGTCCTGAAAACGTTAAGGCTGAGGATGTTGTTAGTGAGAATAAGCTGGTGGCTTCAGAAACTGAAGCGAAAAATGCTGATAGCAATGAACAAGGAGGGGTGGCTGTTGGTGGATCAGAGTCGATGAGTTCACCAGAGGATATCAAGGCTGAAAAGGCAGCAGCAGAAGGATCTCCAACAGAGACAGCTGTTTCAGATGCAAGCCAAGGAAAATCTGAAAGTGTACAAACGGCTGAGGACTCAAATGGAGTGAAGCAACATAAGGATGTCTCTGGTGCTGAACTGAAAGCAGTAGATGGTGAAACGGAAGATCTGGCCAATGGAGACTCAAGCCCAAAGGCATCAGTTGTTGCAGATGGAGAAAAACAAGAGGCATGCGAGGCACAAAAGGAGATGAGCAAGAAGCTCTCTGCCTCTGCACCGCCTTATACCCCGACGACCATTCCAATTTTTGGCTCGATAGCAGTTCCAGGATTCAACGACCATGTGGGAATCCTTCCCTCCCCATTGAACATACCGCCAATGCTTCCTGTAAACCATGTCCGAAGGTCAACTCCTCATCAGTCTGTAACAGCTCGAGTTCCCTATGGACCAAGGCTCTCAGGTGGTGGTTACAACCGATCTGGAAACAGGGTTCCTCGTAACAAACCAAGCTTCCCCAGTATCGCTGAGTCTAACGGCGAGGCTAGTCAGTTCATTGGCCCAAGAATAATGAACCCTCACGCGGCTGAGTTCATACCGAGTCAACCATGGGTTTCTAATGGTTATCCAGTGTCACCAAACGGCTATTTGGCATCACCAAATGGGACGGAAATAACACAGAATGGGTACCCATTGTCGCCAGTAGCAGAAGGTGCATATCCGTGTAACATACCTGTACAGCCTCAGAATGGACATACTATAGCTGCACCACTGGCTACTGAAATGGCTGAGGAGAAGAGTGGAGGTGAaggagagagcaacaaggagaagaaagcTGCAGAGGATGAAGAAGTCATTGCACAAGAAGCTATTGAAACACCTGAAAATGGACACTCCGCAGTAAGTGAAGAGGGAACCACAGCGCAAGAGATATCTGACGAGAAAAATGGGAAAGGACAAGGAGGCAAGTGCTGGGGAGATTACAGCGACAGTGAAATTGAAGTCACAAATTGA
- the LOC106407648 gene encoding uncharacterized protein LOC106407648, with protein sequence MELELPKRVYAEGLEPQVKKINNCCRMELIRDLKKAMPAEYDDVKIDPVFKHIMAIAENNLKFSGKLVDSFLCKQLITSKMHEKWFIFARKPLRFSLQEYHTVTGLKISRESSCDVIKWKSDGGFWSELLRTGGKITLQSIKKVHLQEVHSWSRRDRMRLIYLCVIMGVVMGRDEKVNIPHMYIKLVMDLEKLRNFHWGLHSYDFLLSSIEKVRKKLGKKNSYIFEGFSYAFQIWIMEAIPDFGEICGSKVSDSFCGPRCGNWKGVAKVSYEDIIQLEESFTEKGDLFSVISVSGNGDVLRDADYTRKDEMEDERVELLLDRIKKNFDWSNTEWPVIEDEETEMEEADTESEADKSVDATDIAADVETSSVHVAGRGKRKIQDEGAESRKKKLLCKRTAEKNRVLIKKLRVSLRVWSTHLSVPWAIYSERKWRVWRACSKRGSATWRSRFHSSGKQSV encoded by the exons ATGGAGTTAGAGCTACCTAAGCGAGTGTATGCAGAGGGTTTAGAACCTCAGGTGAAGAAGATCAATAACTGCTGCCGCATGGAACTTATCAGAGATCTGAAGAAAGCTATGCCTGCGGAGTACGATGATGTCAAGATAGATCCTGTTTTCAAACATATCATGGCGATTGCGGAAAATAACCTCAAGTTTTCGGGGAAATTGGTGGATAGCTTCTTGTGTAAGCAGCTGATTACCTCGAAGATGCATGAGAAGTGGTTTATATTTGCAAGGAAGCCTCTCCGGTTTTCGCTTCAGGAGTACCACACTGTGACAGGCCTCAAGATCTCGCGGGAAAGTAGCTGTGACGTAATTAAATGGAAAAGTGATGGCGGATTTTGGAGTGAACTACTAAGGACAGGTGGTAAGATCACCTTGCAGTCGATCAAAAAGGTGCATCTACAAGAAGTTCACAGCTGGTCTCGGCGTGATAGGATGAGGTTGATCTACTTGTGTGTGATAATGGGTGTGGTGAtggggagagatgagaaggtgAACATCCCTCATATGTACATCAAGCTGGTGATGGATCTCGAGAAGCTTCGGAACTTCCATTGGGGTCTTCACTCCTACGACTTCTTACTGAGTTCCATTGAGAAGGTTAGGAAGAAGTTGGGTAAGAAGAACAGCTACATTTTCGAGGGGTTCTCCTATGCGTTCCAGATTTGGATTATGGAAGCAATTCCGGATTTTGGAGAAATATGTGGCAGCAAAGTCTCGGACAGTTTCTGCGGTCCAAGGTGTGGAAATTGGAAAGGAGTTGCAAAAGTTTCTTATGAAGACATCATTCAACTTGAGGAATCGTTTACTGAGAAG GGAGATTTGTTCTCGGTAATTTCAGTAAGTGGCAATGGTGATGTGTTGAGGGATGCTGATTATACAAGGAAGGATGAGATGGAAGATGAGCGTGTGGAGCTTCTTCTCGATAGGATTAAAAAGAACTTTGATTGGAGCAACACAGAATGGCCAGTTATAGAGGATGAAGAGACTGAGATGGAGGAAGCCGATACAGAGTCAGAAGCTGATAAGAGTGTGGATGCTACTGATATTGCAGCAGATGTGGAGACATCTTCGGTCCATGTTGCTGGAAGAGGCAAGAGAAAGATTCAGGATGAAGGAGCCGAGTcaagaaagaagaagttgttgTGTAAGCGAACAGcagaaaaaaacagagtattGATCAAGAAACTAAGAGTTTCATTGAGGGTTTGGTCCACTCATCTATCAGTTCCTTGGGCGATATACTCAGAGCGCAAATGGCGAGTATGGAGAGCATGTTCAAAGAGAGGATCGGCAACATGGAGATCGAGGTTTCACAGCTCAGGGAAGCAATCAGTTTGA
- the LOC106409628 gene encoding tetraspanin-7, with product MVECSNNLVGILNFFTFLLSVPILSAGIWLGKNAATECERFLDKPIVALGIFLMFVSIAGLVGACCRVSCLLWLYLFAMFLLILLGFCFTIFAFVVTNRGAGEVLSDRGYKEYRVGDYSNWLQKRVSNAKNWDRIMSCLVYSNVCSTFSSRYASVTVNEFYKTNLNALQSGCCKPSNDCNFTYVRPTNWTKTTGPYTNEDCNVWDNKPGTLCYNCQACKAGLLDNLRNSWKKVAEVNIVFLVFLIIVYSVGCCAFRNNRKRRWR from the exons atggttgaGTGTAGCAATAACCTTGTCGGAATCCTTAACTTCTTCACCTTCCTCCTCTCAGTCCCCATCCTCTCCGCCGGAATCTGGCTCGGCAAAAATGCAGCCACCGAGTGTGAGCGGTTCCTCGACAAACCAATCGTCGCTCTCGGAATCTTCCTCATGTTTGTCTCCATCGCTGGTCTAGTCGGCGCTTGCTGCCGTGTCTCTTGCCTCCTATGGCTTTACCTTTTCGCTATGTTCCTTCTCATACTCCTCGGGTTCTGTTTTACCATCTTCGCCTTTGTCGTCACCAACCGCGGCGCCGGTGAGGTTTTGTCGGATAGAGGGTATAAGGAGTACCGTGTAGGTGATTACTCTAACTGGCTCCAGAAGCGAGTTAGCAATGCTAAGAATTGGGACCGGATCATGAGCTGCTTGGTTTACTCCAACGTGTGTTCTACTTTCAGTAGTCGCTACGCCAGTGTCACCGTCAATGAGTTTTACAAGACTAATCTCAATGCCCTTCAG TCTGGTTGCTGTAAGCCGTCCAATGATTGTAACTTCACCTATGTGAGGCCGACTAATTGGACAAAGACTACTGGTCCATACACAAACGAGGACTGTAACGTTTGGGACAATAAACCGGGGACTCTATGCTACAACTGCCAAGCCTGCAAGGCCGGTTTGCTCGACAACCTCAGAAATTCCTGGAAAAAAGTGGCTGAGGTGAACATTGTCTTCCTTGTATTCCTCATTATTGTctactctgttggttgttgcgCCTTCCGGAACAATAGGAAACGCAGATGGCGTTAG
- the LOC106407649 gene encoding uncharacterized protein LOC106407649: MSPPKLNDEEIDRAGEASADAALVYLRKEDWEKVSTWLIKSKPLRIGPSLLDAEIGTRLMDRTEWLHNSEIDAMMYVYRERTSLKRWKLHRVAFMSVVFSNMIKKEYESFKAGIRKYKLHDLLVQYDKGVLPPHGQTQEIWNVDVDRLYVPVHVSGNHWIALCISFVTRSIDVFDCSGRKRYKELDGFANLVPRIVKAVQPPSYQKDFTFAAYTVHYVPMGKLNKSACDCGVYTIKFIECHSLGLKLSMVNDGNIKEARHRILWDLWEAANDPELVERMSNYEPPECLTSTVEEIL, from the exons ATGTCCCCACCGAAGTTAAATGATGAGGAAATAGATCGAGCCGGAGAAGCCTCAGCAGATGCGGCATTGGTGTATCTTCGTAAAGAGGATTGGGAAAAAGTTAGCACTTGGTTAATTAAATCCAA ACCTCTACGGATTGGACCTTCATTGTTAGATGCTGAGATTGGTACTCGTCTTATGGATAGAACCGAGTGGCTTCACAACTCG GAGATTGACGCCATGATGTACGTATACAGGGAGAGAACATCTCTGAAACGATGGAAACTTCACCGTGTCGCCTTCATGTCTGTTGTCTTCAGCAACATGATTAAAAAGGAGTATGAGAGTTTCAAGGCGGGTATAAGAAAATACAAGCTTCATGATTTGCTAGTGCAGTACGACAAAGGGGTCCTTCCACCACATGGACAGACACAAGAGATATGGAATGTAGATGTGGATCGACTGTATGTCCCTGTTCATGTTAGCGGGAATCATTGGATCGCATTGTGTATCAGTTTCGTGACGAGGAGCATTGATGTGTTTGATTGCTCGGGCAGAAAAAGGTACAAGGAATTGGATGGGTTCGCAAATCTTGTTCCTCGTATTGTCAAGGCAGTTCAGCCACCGAGTTACCAGAAGGACTTTACGTTCGCTGCATATACGGTTCACTATGTCCCCATGGGTAAGCTGAATAAAAGTGcatgtgattgtggtgtctatacAATAAAGTTCATCGAGTGCCACTCGCTTGGATTGAAGTTGTCGATGGTGAATGATGGTAACATCAAAGAAGCTCGCCACAGAATTTTGTGGGATCTATGGGAAGCGGCAAACGACCCGGAATTGGTTGAGAGGATGTCAAATTATGAACCTCCAGAGTGTCTCACTTCAACCGTAGAAGAGATTCTGTGA
- the LOC106409630 gene encoding cytochrome c oxidase subunit 6b-3 has protein sequence MEDEIELKTAPADFRFPTTNQTRHCFTRYIEFHRCTTAKGEDSNDCERFAKYYRALCPGEWVDKWNEQRETGTFPGPL, from the exons ATGGAGGATGAG ATCGAACTGAAAACGGCTCCTGCTGATTTCCGCTTCCCTACAACGAACCAGACAAGGCATTGCTTCACCCGTTACATTGAGTTCCACAG GTGCACAACTGCAAAGGGTGAGGACTCCAATGATTGCGAGAGGTTCGCCAAGTACTACCGCGCTCTCTGCCCTGGAGAATGG GTTGACAAGTGGAATGAGCAGAGGGAGACCGGAACTTTCCCTGGTCCTCTCTGA